A DNA window from Neosynechococcus sphagnicola sy1 contains the following coding sequences:
- a CDS encoding phosphoglucomutase/phosphomannomutase family protein — translation MASPIKFGTDGWRGLIAEDFTCDRLAEVAPVAAQVLSQLDTTGTRKIIVGYDRRFMAEEFARVTAESVCNFGFDVDLADTYAPTPAFSWIAHDQKALGALVITASHNPGGYSGLKVKGGFGGSVSPEVTQKIEALLATPASFPATEPGRLQSINPWQTGYCEALTAHVDLEIIRAAIAAGRLTVFVDVMHGATAGGMETLLGVPIHELNSHRDPLFGGGAPEPLPKYLSYLCRQIRTHQHHHPQGLAVGLVFDGDGDRIAAVDSQGNFLSSQILIPILIEHLVTRRGMGGEIIKTVSGSDLIPRIAELYQLPLFETPIGYKYIADRMLTSPVLLGGEESGGIGYGHHIPERDALLSALYLLEAIAQSGEDLGQLYQNLQAQTHFSSAYDRIDLPLANMTVRSQLLQKLQTQPLTTLAGQAVTDCLTIDGFKFRLLDGSWLMIRFSGTEPVLRLYCEAATLEQVHQLLNWAKDWATCG, via the coding sequence GGCGGGGGTTAATTGCAGAAGACTTTACCTGCGATCGCTTGGCTGAAGTAGCTCCGGTTGCCGCTCAGGTGCTGTCTCAACTTGACACCACAGGAACTCGCAAGATAATTGTCGGCTACGATCGCCGCTTTATGGCCGAGGAATTTGCCCGTGTGACCGCCGAGTCAGTCTGCAACTTTGGGTTCGACGTAGACTTGGCCGATACCTACGCCCCCACCCCAGCCTTTAGCTGGATCGCCCACGATCAAAAAGCCCTAGGTGCTTTGGTGATCACCGCTAGTCATAATCCCGGTGGGTACTCGGGCTTAAAGGTGAAAGGCGGGTTCGGTGGCTCGGTGTCCCCAGAGGTGACCCAAAAAATTGAAGCCCTGTTAGCCACCCCCGCGTCATTCCCTGCCACCGAACCAGGAAGGCTCCAGTCGATCAACCCTTGGCAAACGGGTTACTGTGAAGCCCTCACCGCCCACGTAGATCTGGAGATCATCCGCGCCGCCATTGCCGCTGGCCGCCTCACGGTCTTTGTCGATGTCATGCACGGTGCCACCGCAGGGGGAATGGAAACACTGCTGGGAGTCCCGATTCATGAACTCAACAGCCACCGTGACCCCCTGTTTGGGGGCGGTGCCCCGGAACCCCTGCCGAAATATCTGTCCTATCTCTGTCGCCAGATTCGTACCCATCAACACCACCATCCTCAGGGGTTAGCGGTGGGGCTGGTCTTTGATGGGGATGGCGATCGCATTGCGGCGGTGGATAGTCAGGGCAACTTTCTCAGCTCCCAAATCCTGATTCCAATTCTGATCGAGCATCTGGTTACCCGTCGGGGCATGGGGGGTGAAATCATTAAAACCGTCAGTGGTTCCGATCTGATTCCCCGGATTGCTGAACTCTACCAATTGCCCTTATTTGAAACCCCCATTGGCTATAAGTACATTGCCGATCGCATGTTAACCAGCCCGGTTTTACTCGGCGGCGAAGAATCCGGCGGCATTGGCTATGGTCATCACATTCCCGAGCGGGATGCCCTGCTTTCGGCCCTGTATCTCCTCGAGGCGATCGCCCAATCGGGTGAAGATTTAGGGCAACTCTACCAGAACCTCCAAGCCCAAACCCATTTCAGCAGCGCCTACGACCGAATTGATCTCCCCCTAGCCAATATGACGGTGCGATCGCAGTTGCTGCAAAAACTCCAGACCCAACCCTTGACCACCCTGGCCGGACAAGCCGTTACCGACTGCTTAACCATCGATGGCTTCAAGTTCCGTCTCCTGGATGGCAGTTGGCTGATGATTCGCTTCAGCGGCACCGAACCCGTGCTGCGACTCTATTGTGAAGCCGCCACGCTGGAACAGGTGCATCAATTGCTGAACTGGGCAAAGGATTGGGCCACTTGTGGTTGA
- a CDS encoding carbonic anhydrase gives MTVNPEISSSDLTPDQALQLLMDGNQRFVTRKRENPHQNFDRIQAIAEHQEPFAALLGCSDSRVPPEVIFDQGLGDIFVVRVAGNIASLEAVGSEEYATQILKAKILMVLGHERCGAVKTAFKGGELPGVISKLIEAIQPALNATANDPGDALENAVKANVVMQTQRLLQSPVIARLVAEKQLRVVGGYYDLDTAVVQLLAE, from the coding sequence ATGACAGTTAACCCAGAAATATCTTCCAGCGACCTTACCCCCGATCAGGCATTACAGCTCCTGATGGATGGCAACCAACGGTTTGTCACCCGCAAGCGGGAGAACCCCCATCAAAATTTTGATCGGATACAAGCCATTGCCGAGCATCAGGAACCCTTTGCAGCGCTGCTCGGTTGTTCAGATTCGCGGGTGCCCCCGGAAGTCATCTTTGATCAAGGGCTGGGGGATATCTTTGTCGTCCGCGTTGCTGGCAATATTGCTTCCTTGGAAGCCGTGGGCAGTGAGGAGTATGCCACCCAAATTTTGAAGGCCAAGATATTAATGGTGTTAGGCCATGAGCGCTGCGGTGCCGTGAAGACTGCATTTAAAGGAGGAGAGCTACCAGGGGTGATCTCTAAATTGATTGAAGCAATTCAACCCGCATTGAATGCCACCGCCAATGATCCAGGAGATGCCCTGGAAAATGCCGTCAAAGCCAATGTGGTGATGCAAACTCAACGGTTATTGCAGTCCCCTGTGATTGCTCGACTGGTGGCCGAGAAACAGTTACGGGTGGTGGGGGGGTACTACGACCTCGATACCGCGGTGGTGCAATTGCTGGCTGAGTAG